A window of the Cannabis sativa cultivar Pink pepper isolate KNU-18-1 chromosome X, ASM2916894v1, whole genome shotgun sequence genome harbors these coding sequences:
- the LOC115695432 gene encoding uncharacterized protein LOC115695432 isoform X1 — protein MNTRVRTTRLQKPGKTPLKSENKKPEMQETKLRDTLKASINGRASRRERKFALQQDVDKLKKKLRHEENVHRALERAFNRPLGALPRLPPYLPPNTLELLAEVAVLEEEVVRLEKQIVHFRQDLYQEAVYISSSKRNMENSTELYDSMMVKSPTLELPKCLALNMATRTKHFRSHSDDRQGKENQSSINSKRNKNGPLIHKTPPTVKISPKRPPTNPKSPEKSSDIHKLHLESRVRDLENAEARSCTSVPEHKPSEDDGPNKISENILKCLSSIFLRMSSVKNRGSAECLPTFSNLGNQESNDKTEFGDPYGICSEFGKRDIGKYKQLFSIEACSISLNRTANSLFLLRRLKLLFGKLTSLKLQNLTHQEKLAFWINIYNSCMMNAFLEHGIPENPEMVVALMQKATVNVGGHLLNAITIEHFILRLPYHSKYAFSKGTKIDEKTARSIFGLELSEPLVTFALSCGSWSSPAVRVYTAAHVENELVVAKREYLQAAVGISSDEFAIPKLLDWYLLDFAKDLESLLDWICLQLPSELGKEALKCLEKGKNQTLSQFVQIMPYEFSFRYLLYA, from the exons ATGAATACTAGAGTAAGGACGACTAGGCTACAAAAGCCAGGGAAAACTCCATTGAAGAGTGAAAAC AAGAAGCCAGAGATGCAAGAGACCAAGCTTAGAGATACCCTGAAAGCATCCATTAATGGCCGAGCTTccagaagagagagaaagtttgCATTACAACAAgat GTCGATAAACTGAAGAAGAAACTTCGGCACGAGGAGAATGTTCACCGAGCTCTTGAAAGGGCTTTCAATAGGCCATTGGGTGCTCTACCTCGTCTTCCTCCTTATCTCCCTCCTAAC acACTAGAACTTCTTGCCGAAGTGGCTGTGTTGGAAGAGGAGGTGGTTCGGCTCGAAAAACAGATTGTCCATTTCAGGCAAGATCTATACCAAGAAGCTGTGTACATTTCTTCCTCCAAGAGAAACATGGAGAATTCTACTGAGCTTTATGATTCTATGATGGTTAAAAGTCCTACGCTAGAGCTTCCCAAGTGTCTAGCTCTTAACATGGCGACGCGGACAAAGCATTTTCGATCACATTCTG ATGATAGGCAGGGGAAGGAGAACCAATCTAGCATCAATTCGAAGAGAAACAAAAATGGACCGTTGATCCACAAAACCCCTCCAACGGTTAAAATATCACCGAAGAGGCCGCCAACTAATCCGAAATCACCAGAGAAGAGTTCAGATATACACAAGTTGCAT TTAGAATCCAGAGTAAGGGATCTTGAAAATGCCGAAGCAAGATCTTGTACTTCTGTTCCAGAACATAAGCCTTCAGAAGATGATGGCCCAAACAAAATTTCCGAAAATATATTGAAGTGCTTGTCCAGCATTTTCTTAAGAATGAGTTCGGTTAAGAATCGCGGTAGTGCAGAATGCTTACCAACATTCTCCAATCTAGGTAACCAAGAAAGCAATGATAAAACAGAATTTGGAGATCCATATGGCATCTGTTCAGAGTTTGGAAAGAGGGACATTGGTAAATACAAGCAGTTGTTCTCTATTGAAGCTTGCTCAATCAGTCTAAATCGGACAGCAAACTCTTTGTTCCTGCTACGAAGATTAAA GCTCCTCTTTGGGAAACTTACTTCTCTCAAGTTACAGAACCTCACACATCAGGAAAAGCTTGCTTTCTGGAtcaatatctataattcttgcaTGATGAAT GCATTCCTAGAGCATGGGATACCAGAGAACCCTGAAATGGTTGTTGCCCTGATGCAAAAG GCAACAGTAAATGTGGGGGGACACCTGTTAAATGCAATAACTATAGAACATTTTATCTTGAGATTGCCTTACCACTCGAAATAT GCATTTTCCAAGGGTAccaaaattgatgagaaaacAGCCAGAAGCATATTTGGACTGGAGTTATCTGAACCATTGGTGACTTTTGCATTGTCCTGCGGAAGCTGGTCCTCTCCTGCT GTGAGAGTATACACTGCAGCTCATGTTGAGAATGAACTGGTAGTAGCAAAGAGGGAGTACTTACAAGCTGCAGTGGGAATCTCATCAGACGAGTTTGCAATCCCAAAGCTATTAGATTGGTATTTGCTTGACTTTGCAAAGGACTTAGAGTCACTTCTTGATTGGATTTGTCTTCAGCTACCTAGTGAACTTGGTAAAGAAGCTCTCAAGTGTCTAGAGAAAGGAAAAAACCAGACTCTTTCTCAGTTTGTCCAGATTATGCCCTATGAGTTTAGTTTTAGGTACCTTCTATACGCATAG
- the LOC115695432 gene encoding uncharacterized protein LOC115695432 isoform X2: MQETKLRDTLKASINGRASRRERKFALQQDVDKLKKKLRHEENVHRALERAFNRPLGALPRLPPYLPPNTLELLAEVAVLEEEVVRLEKQIVHFRQDLYQEAVYISSSKRNMENSTELYDSMMVKSPTLELPKCLALNMATRTKHFRSHSDDRQGKENQSSINSKRNKNGPLIHKTPPTVKISPKRPPTNPKSPEKSSDIHKLHLESRVRDLENAEARSCTSVPEHKPSEDDGPNKISENILKCLSSIFLRMSSVKNRGSAECLPTFSNLGNQESNDKTEFGDPYGICSEFGKRDIGKYKQLFSIEACSISLNRTANSLFLLRRLKLLFGKLTSLKLQNLTHQEKLAFWINIYNSCMMNAFLEHGIPENPEMVVALMQKATVNVGGHLLNAITIEHFILRLPYHSKYAFSKGTKIDEKTARSIFGLELSEPLVTFALSCGSWSSPAVRVYTAAHVENELVVAKREYLQAAVGISSDEFAIPKLLDWYLLDFAKDLESLLDWICLQLPSELGKEALKCLEKGKNQTLSQFVQIMPYEFSFRYLLYA, from the exons ATGCAAGAGACCAAGCTTAGAGATACCCTGAAAGCATCCATTAATGGCCGAGCTTccagaagagagagaaagtttgCATTACAACAAgat GTCGATAAACTGAAGAAGAAACTTCGGCACGAGGAGAATGTTCACCGAGCTCTTGAAAGGGCTTTCAATAGGCCATTGGGTGCTCTACCTCGTCTTCCTCCTTATCTCCCTCCTAAC acACTAGAACTTCTTGCCGAAGTGGCTGTGTTGGAAGAGGAGGTGGTTCGGCTCGAAAAACAGATTGTCCATTTCAGGCAAGATCTATACCAAGAAGCTGTGTACATTTCTTCCTCCAAGAGAAACATGGAGAATTCTACTGAGCTTTATGATTCTATGATGGTTAAAAGTCCTACGCTAGAGCTTCCCAAGTGTCTAGCTCTTAACATGGCGACGCGGACAAAGCATTTTCGATCACATTCTG ATGATAGGCAGGGGAAGGAGAACCAATCTAGCATCAATTCGAAGAGAAACAAAAATGGACCGTTGATCCACAAAACCCCTCCAACGGTTAAAATATCACCGAAGAGGCCGCCAACTAATCCGAAATCACCAGAGAAGAGTTCAGATATACACAAGTTGCAT TTAGAATCCAGAGTAAGGGATCTTGAAAATGCCGAAGCAAGATCTTGTACTTCTGTTCCAGAACATAAGCCTTCAGAAGATGATGGCCCAAACAAAATTTCCGAAAATATATTGAAGTGCTTGTCCAGCATTTTCTTAAGAATGAGTTCGGTTAAGAATCGCGGTAGTGCAGAATGCTTACCAACATTCTCCAATCTAGGTAACCAAGAAAGCAATGATAAAACAGAATTTGGAGATCCATATGGCATCTGTTCAGAGTTTGGAAAGAGGGACATTGGTAAATACAAGCAGTTGTTCTCTATTGAAGCTTGCTCAATCAGTCTAAATCGGACAGCAAACTCTTTGTTCCTGCTACGAAGATTAAA GCTCCTCTTTGGGAAACTTACTTCTCTCAAGTTACAGAACCTCACACATCAGGAAAAGCTTGCTTTCTGGAtcaatatctataattcttgcaTGATGAAT GCATTCCTAGAGCATGGGATACCAGAGAACCCTGAAATGGTTGTTGCCCTGATGCAAAAG GCAACAGTAAATGTGGGGGGACACCTGTTAAATGCAATAACTATAGAACATTTTATCTTGAGATTGCCTTACCACTCGAAATAT GCATTTTCCAAGGGTAccaaaattgatgagaaaacAGCCAGAAGCATATTTGGACTGGAGTTATCTGAACCATTGGTGACTTTTGCATTGTCCTGCGGAAGCTGGTCCTCTCCTGCT GTGAGAGTATACACTGCAGCTCATGTTGAGAATGAACTGGTAGTAGCAAAGAGGGAGTACTTACAAGCTGCAGTGGGAATCTCATCAGACGAGTTTGCAATCCCAAAGCTATTAGATTGGTATTTGCTTGACTTTGCAAAGGACTTAGAGTCACTTCTTGATTGGATTTGTCTTCAGCTACCTAGTGAACTTGGTAAAGAAGCTCTCAAGTGTCTAGAGAAAGGAAAAAACCAGACTCTTTCTCAGTTTGTCCAGATTATGCCCTATGAGTTTAGTTTTAGGTACCTTCTATACGCATAG